ccactacaatcatctcccccatcctggccactacaatctccTCCCcttatcctggccactacaatcacctcccatcctggccactacaatcacctccccccatcctggccactactatcacctccccccatcctggccactaccatcacctcccTTCCTGGCTACTACAATCATGTtctccccatcctggccactacaatcacctcccatcctgaccactacaatcacctcccatcctggccactacaatcacctcccttcCTGGCTACTACAATCATGTtctccccatcctggccactacaatcacctcccattctggccactacaatcacttcCCCCCGTCCTGGCCACTACTATCgtctccccccatcctggccaccacAATCACCTCCCAttgtggccactacaatcacctcccccgtCCTGgcaactacaatcacctcccccatcctggccactacaatcacctccccccatcctggccactactatcacctccccccatcctggccactacaatcactttctctgcatcctggccactacaatcacctcccccatcctggccactacaatctccTCCCCCGTCCTGACCACTACAAtctcctccccccatcctggccactacaatcacctcatcctgaccactacaatcacttccccctatcctggccactacaatcacctccccatcctgaaaactacaatcacctccccccatcctggccactacaatcacctcccatcctggccactacaatcacctccccatcctggtcactacaatcacctctccatcctggccactacaatcacctccccttaacctggccactacaatcacctccccatcatggccactacaatcacctccccatcCTGACCggtacaatcacctccccccatcctggccactactatcacctccccccatcctggccactacaatcactttCTCTGCATCctgaccactacaatcacctccatcatcctggccactacaatctccTCCCcttatcctggccactacaatcacctccccccatcctggccactactatcacctccccccatcctggccactactatcacctccccttcatcctggccactacaatcacctcccttcCTGGCTACTACAATCATGTtctccccatcctggccactacaatcacctcccatcctggccactacaatcacctcccttcCTGGCTACTACAAACATGTtctccccatcctggccactacaatcacctcccattctggccactacaatcacctcccccgtcctggccactactatcatctccccccatcctggccaccacAATCACCTCCCattctggccactacaatcacctccccccgtcctggccactacaatcacctcccccatcctggccactacaatcacctccccccatcctcgccactacaatcacctcccccatcctggccactacaatctccTCCCCCGTCCTGACCACTACAATCTCCTCCCCCCAtcttggccactacaatcacctcctcaTCCTGACCACTACAATTACTTCCCCctttcctggccactacaatcaccttctccccatcctgaaaactacaatcacctccccccatcctggccactacaatcacctccgatcctggccactacaatcacatccccccatcctggccactacaatcacctccccatcctggccactacaatcacctccccatcctggccactacaatcacctccccatcatggccactacaatcacctccccatcCTGACcagtacaatcacctccccccatcctggccactactagcacctccccccatcctggccactacaatcacctccccccatcctggccactacaatcatctcccccatcctggccactacaatctccTCCCcttatcctggccactacaatcacctccccccatcctggccactactatcacctccccccatcctggccactactatcacctccccttcatcctggccactacaatcacctccccccatcctggccactacaatcacctccccccatcctggccactacaatcacctcccatcCTGACCACTACAATAACTTCCCCCATCctgaccactacaatcaccttctcccATCctgaccactacaatcacctccccccatcctggccactacaatcaccttccttcctggccactacaatcacccatccctccccccccacctagcCACGACTAtcacccatccctcccccccccccacccagctacGACTAttacccatccctcccccccccccccccacctagccACGACTATTACCCATCCCACCCCCACCTAGCCACGACTATTACCCATCCCACCCCCACCTAGCCACGACTAttacccatccctccccccccccccccacctagccACGACTAttacccatccctcccccccccacctagccACGACTATTACCCATCCCACCCCCACCTTGCCACGACTAttacccatccctccccccccccacctagccACGACTATTACCTATCCCACCCCCACCTAGCCACGACTATtaaccatccctccccccccacctagcCACGACTATTACCCATCCCACCCCCACCTAGCCACGACTattacccacccctcccccccacctagcCACGACTattacccacccctccccccccccccccacctagccACGACTATTACCTAttcctccccacccccacccccacctagcCACGACTATTACCCATCCCACCCCCATCTAGCCACGACTATTACccatccctccccacccccacccccacctagcCACGACTATTACccatccctccccacccccacccccacctagcCACGTCTATCACCCatccctcccaccccccacctGTCCACATCTATCACCCTCCCCTCACCTACCCCCACCTAGCCACGTCTATCAGccatccctccccacccccacctagCCACGTCTATCACccatccctccccacccccacctgtccaCATCTATCACCCTCCCCTCACCTACCCCCACCTAGCCACGTCTATCAGccatccctccccacccccacctagCCACGTCTATCACCCATCCCTCCCCACCCCAACCTGTCCACATCtatcaccctcccctcacccacccccACCTAGCCACGTCtatcaccctcccctcacccacccccACCTATCCACGTCTATCACccatccctccccaccccccacccccacctgtccaCATCTATCACcctcctctcacccacccccaccTAGCCACGTCTATCAGccatccctccccacccccacctgtccaCATCtatcaccctcccctcacccacccccACCTAGCCACGTCTATCAGccatccctccccacccccacctgtccaCATCtatcaccctcccctcacccacccccACCTAGCCACGTCTATCAGccatccctccccaccccccacccccacctgtccaCATCtatcaccctcccctcacccacccccACCTAGCCACGTCTATCAGccatccctccccacccccacctagCCGCGTCTATCACCCATCCCTCCCCATCGTGGCCTGGTAAGCTCTCCCATTATCagtcattgtaaatgtctggtcaCGTCTGTGATAGAAAATACACTAATAATTAAGCCAATAGCAGGATTATGGCCGGTGAGCAGTAAAGTTCTCTATTATTAACTATAGTGGCCCAGTTATCTGCTGTTGCAGTCTAAGATCGCTTCCTTATTCATGACTCAATCTAATCTTTACCTCTCATGCTTCTCTTAGAAAAAGAAAGAACCTTTGATAATATATTTTGCCAATTTCGGGTAAATCGTCATTGATTTGGCTGAAGGCTAGACCCTGTCCAGCCTGCATCCGAATGCCTGGACGCGGCTATGTCTTAGGTACGTCCAGTTActggaaaatgtatatatatatatttgagagtTTTTTTTTGCCGTATATATTTTAGGCTAATGATGATTAGAATGTGTGATGATTGTCAGTGATTGCGGGTAAGGATGGGTTAGGGAAATACACAagtgaaagagagggaggggtaggCGTGTATGGAGGAGTGGTGGACCTGTTGCTATccaggagtggtggtggcgggtgtgtgggcCCTCAGGTCACTTGCTCCTTGGTGGCCCCCCCACGTCCTCTACACCACTGTGTCACTCCCACTCCTCACAGTCGCCTCAGATATGGTGCGTGTCTTAATTTCACGGATGTGAAATTAAGTATTGGTTGCAGTGTgttactagttgtgttgttgAGTGAGAGAGGAGTGGAGATGGGTGTAGTGAGGCTGCAGGTGGTGGCTCACCTCCTTGGTATTGTCTCCCTCTGTGTAACCTCCTCATTACTCTACTTATATGACCTCGTCACATATGTACGGGTTGCACACGACAATTACTCCACCTCTtacgaattgtatttgatatacaGTAGTGATATATACCACTACTAGAtaatatatagtacatatataatatattaggaCTAGAAGCCCTTAGGAGGCATTGAGGTTTATTCTAGGTAtgattactcacctaattgtgcttgtgtgagggttgaactttggctcattggtccctCTTCTCAATTCTTAATCAACTAATGTAGAGGTTCCTgaccctattgggctcttatcatatctacatttgaatctgtatATACAGCGAATATATACAACATACCCATAGATCCGATAAAGCACCTaagttattgggatcgtctcaaagctctctaaatgtactcactagaaaggagacgagagagataccaaataatatacacctggaaaatactggagggtcaggtccctaatctacacagtaaaataacaacgtactggagtgaacgacatggaagaaaatgcagaatagaaccagtgaagagcagaggtgccataggcacaatcagagaacaatttttttttttatttatttattgatatatacaagagttcttacattcttctacagccactagcacgcgtagcatttcgggcaagtccttaatcctatgttccccggaatatgacccaccaaatcatttaacagccaggtacccattttactgttgggtaaacagaggctacagttaaggattaacgcccagtaaatcctccccggccgggatacgaacccaggacaaagtgctcgcAAAATGCCAGGGGAGCATTTTACCAGTACACCACAGACACTGACACATAAACGTCAGAGGTTCGCGGTTGTTCATCGTCCTCCCAGCCAGTATAAGAAATACtgcattgccggaacaactgtggacacctTCAAGATAATACTAGATACTGTAGTTTtcctcaaggagtgccggaccaactggggtgtggtagatatgtgggcctgcgggccgctccaagcaacagcctggtggaccaaggttTCACAAGTCAAaattggcctcaggctgggcttgggaagtagagttactaccagaactccatcaagcaggtattcagCAGGAGTCTTCCTCCAACACATCATTTTctagtgtattccatttgttaactactgacacaaaaaaaaattatttctaatgtgacTGTGGCTCATTTACATACTTGGTTTCTACCAGTTTTCCCTTGTATGAGTACTGCCCATACTGTATTaaacagtctgtctttatctaccctatcaattctgataattttgtatgtagtaatcatttctctcctaagtcttctgtcttccagaaagTAGGCAACAACAGAACCTAAACTTTCCTAGGTCTAGTAGGGAGCATATATGTACTAAATTAGGCCAAAGTTGCATATACTGTATTAAGCCTAGGATTGTTTATTTTGCcctaggacaggttaggttaagttttaaATTTACAGTACTGTACCACTTTTAAGAATTCCATTTAGAGTACATATTCCATTAATGCAAAAAAAAATTGTGTACAGAAGACTATTTTGTACATTTTATCAAAAAGTTGCCATGAGTTTTATCATTTTTGGAGGCTGGGCTGACATAATGACTAGTGTAAATGTCAGTTTCTTTAAAgtttgctacatagtcttcccagcATAGCATCTTCTTTTGACAATACTGTACTTATGATCATCTAAATTTTATTGCAGTTCTTGTCATATTACTCCCCTTAGGCTGCTTGAAGGCAATCTAAGGTGGTAATCAATTCCACTTTTAAAGCACATGCaatggctaactcatcagttttATCATGCATTTAGaggccaatatgggatgggatccatagGCGAGAGACTGATTCCCTCAATGAATAATTGTTATAGATGCCCATTGCTTCAGACCAAAGAACATTGCAGTTACAGTATGTCTTTAGTAATAGAAGATCCTAGAAAATTAGATCAATTCTAAAAGTGTTATTTGGTAAATTATTAAAAATCTTATGAAAATTCTACAGGCTTGTGtatgaatttaaaacaaaattcaATGGTATAAATACAATGGTGTTTACAGACTTCGTGAAATTTAGACTTCGTGAAATTTACATATGCATCAGTAGAGCAGAGAACCCAAACTGGGTACTGTTTGGCCAAATCATACACAGGCATTTCAACAAGCTCATTTTCTAATTGTTAAAACAATATACAGTACATCTTAAGctcttagtcttaggttaggctcTGTTAGACATAGGTCTTAGGTTAGGCTCTGTTAGACTTAGGTCTTAGGTTAGGCTCTGTTAGACTTAGGTCTTAGGTTAGGCTCTGTTAGACTTAGGTCTTAGGTTAGGCTCTGTTAGACTCAGTTGGGTTATGTTAGGTACAGTATAGATAAGGTTTAAAATCATTGACGAACTTTATCTTGTGTGTGACGTGACTTATATTCACCGTACTAGGGTACCATAAGGTTATGATTAGAATTTGAGGGAATGAGGATTAGTTGTGGTTTTAAATTTATTATACCAATACTGTTTTGGCAAATATTTATTTGTTTGAGAAAAATACTGCTTATGTAACATTGTAAAGGTACTTGATTATTAAGGTCACAAATAATGCAAAACATTTTGGAAAAAATAGTTCAGTATACAGTGTTAAATATAACCCATATCCTGATTTTGTGTATTTTAGTTATTTGACAAGATATCAGTATTCATGTAAAAAGATAATTTATGGAATGTACATGAAGTCTGCTATCTGTACTGTCCTGAGCTGCTTCATTACTCATTATGATACTTGATCTTGTGTTCCATGCTAGGCACAAAAACTAACAGCAGGGGAGCGAGAGTCAAAACTAAAGCCTCTACTGGACGACAGCTGGACAATGGTAGATGGTCGTGATGCTGTGAAGAAAACATTCCTCTTTAAGGACTTCAATGAGGTGAGTTGGATCCTATAACACACAAATTGTGCATAATGTTTCACTTTAGTAGTTTATTGAGTAAGgtaacaaggtatatatctggcctGCCGAGGTCCTACCCTAACTCTGGTCTTGAGGGATACTGAGGCCTGCTTGGAGAGCGGCTAGTGCTGGCTCTGTATGgagtgacgtcagaggcctactcgcctgtgattggttatgtctcaACCATCATACAATTTGAGTTTTTGCTTAAGCATTCAGCATTCAGTACAGGATCAGATGACACTTTATGTGGAGATTGGTCTCTCAAAAATCTATTGAGCTTGCCATTCCAAAGACTGATTGGTCCAGTTGTTGGGACAATGTGCCCAAACTGACTTGGATGAGAGGGTAGTGTTTTCTTAGAAGTAAttgaaaaaacgtaaataatgaaCCCTTACCAAACTTAGTTTTGTGTGACATGGCTCACACTCCTAAGATCACTGAGCTCCCACACTTTGAGAGGTAATTAGTGCATCAGGTATAAATAAGTCATACAGAACTAGATCTTGCTCCATTGATAAGTAAACACTCTCTTTGCTATTGATTTGTTTCCATATCTCTAGGTATGTAACAACAAATTCATTGATATCAAAATCCACTACAGTTTTGTTTAGATTACTCAACTTACTTTCTGCTGCTCATTTAACCCTTTCGTGTGTATCATATGGAAAGTTTGTAATGAAATCCTTGGATTAAACACAAAATTGCTATTCAGTATTTTCTATCCTTCAAATTTTAAAGTAAATTTGTCAAGTTTTTTTGGCAAATAATACATTTTGGCAATGTAATAcattacctgcataaaaatgagtCAGTAGAGTAAAAATGACAAACTCTTTAGACAGCCACAAACTGCCACATGTAAATTACCGAGTAATAACCACTCTCAAAGTGGTTATAAGATACAGAAAATAAAGCAAGATGATAGGACAAGGATTACTATAGAGCAAGATAAAAGTAAAAGGATTACTATAGAGCACGACACAGATGAGgagtcaaaataacgtggctgaaatatgttgaacaaaccacacactagaaagtgaagggacaacgatgtttcggtccttcctggaccacaatcgacttgagaatcgtccaggacggaccgaaacgttgtcgtcccttcactttctagtgtatggtttGTTCAACATAGAGCAAGACAGTAGTAAATATAACAATACAAAGTTGGTAAGTGAGGCACTGTGATTTATTGACTGACAGGCCTATAGGTTCTTGAGACTCCCAGCCCTTCAAGTCCATAGGCCCTCCCCGCTAATAAAATCCTGCAGCATGCAGGTAAGAGTTGCTGATAATCTCCTAAGGTTTTTATTCAGTtgcatactaatgttaaagtatcAAGATACATCAGTGCTCTCACAGGAAGCTACACGACTCACTTGTGACACTAGACAATGATGCAAAGTGCCACTGAAATCCAGGACACACAATATGCAGGCATATAGATTCTGTAGTACAATGGTCTACATCCTCGACTCGGACGAACATCCCAGGACGTCTTGTCCTGGGTCATTCCCAGGACTAACATGCTGGGTTCGATCTTAGGGTTGGATAGAAATGATTGGGTATTTTCacccgatgcctctgttcacctagcagtaaataagtacccaaAAGTTAGGGAACTGATGTGAGTTGACGGGGGGGGGGACTTTGATAAGCCTAAGTACAGATTTCCTAACGCAATCACAGGAATTATTATTCTGGTTCCCATCTGCTAAGACCAGCCTAACATTGTGTACTGACATTAGCAATGTTAGAAGTTATTTGATGGAACATCAGAAACCTCTCACAACCGCATACTCCAGTTTGCAAGAGCATTGCAGATCTAGATTTTCCTGCAAACTAAGGGATAAGACACAGGTCAGATGGCCATTAGAACATGTGGTGTATTGACAATCCAGTTGTGCTTTCCACTGGCAAAGCTTTGGGTTAATGTAACAAACCATTGAGAATAAAGTTGTGGAGCATCCACATTAGCTCTTCCTTCAAGAACAAATTAGACACGTTACTGCAAGGAGTACAGGGCCAactgggttgtagtggatatttGGGCCTGTGGGCTgtgccaagcaacagcctgttggatcagttTTATCATGTGAAGTCTGGTCTGAGGCTGGGCTTGGGGATTAGAATTccctgctccaggtatgctccactaGCTTCTCAATTATTGTAGTCTCCATGGCATCCAGTGAAAATTAAAATTCAGAATTTGCATGCTAAAAGAAAAACAAGGAAAACTCAAGCTACTGAAAATAAGGCTGGCTAAAAAATTCCCTTTATTAGTAGAAGATTTTTTTGTTGCAGGCCTGGGGATGGATGGGTCGTGTTGCACTGAGAAGCGAGAAGATGGACCACCACCCAGAATGGTTCAACGTATACAACAAGGTGGAAGTTACTTGGTCGACGCATGATTGTGGTGGATTGTCTTCCAAAGATATCAATATGGCCACCTTTTGTGATGACACCTTCAAGCTGTCCAGCAAGTGAGGAAGAGGAAGAAC
This DNA window, taken from Procambarus clarkii isolate CNS0578487 chromosome 40, FALCON_Pclarkii_2.0, whole genome shotgun sequence, encodes the following:
- the Pcd gene encoding pterin-4-alpha-carbinolamine dehydratase isoform X1: MSVVARLVTASVARTLLFTSYSPVCSTPVARSLHGARFTPVFLLTSAREMTTKGKGAQKLTAGERESKLKPLLDDSWTMVDGRDAVKKTFLFKDFNEAWGWMGRVALRSEKMDHHPEWFNVYNKVEVTWSTHDCGGLSSKDINMATFCDDTFKLSSK
- the Pcd gene encoding pterin-4-alpha-carbinolamine dehydratase isoform X2, with amino-acid sequence MEEWWTCCYPGVVVAGVWALRSLAPWWPPHVLYTTVSLPLLTVASDMAQKLTAGERESKLKPLLDDSWTMVDGRDAVKKTFLFKDFNEAWGWMGRVALRSEKMDHHPEWFNVYNKVEVTWSTHDCGGLSSKDINMATFCDDTFKLSSK